The following are encoded together in the Strongyloides ratti genome assembly S_ratti_ED321, chromosome : 2 genome:
- a CDS encoding Required for meiotic nuclear division protein 1 homolog, with product MMRRAISTITNEVKKRIVLGKYNDKRWINRSIVRSYPKPNQVYTHNDINPNIPDITKRVVRKKRYTISGQIKEKPSMNPFVYSYALGETIDLHGVQGTPALITKYDVSYIDSNFPDVLHFSQKLDLSISNVGVKEFYVFTDGVVVFWNISEKEVHNLLTQIKVYAQSPYDMAVVEDEKESMNFLFSDNKTITEISSEDEIIFNKEVSKDPSSIPAILERYAFSQAMAASVKIGMWENRLASFAEPLQKSSQGLRKGKVIWKRDDTIKMSGEFAVLRHSLNLKTSLLDVDFYWDRDELYNYYKRMTKYFSLDYRIRLLNSRLTYCEDLAKLIDNLQQHKHASNLEWMIIILIVIEVFFDIFHFIKPQSVTVTIVNDSDAKLRTLTQ from the exons ATGATGCGAAGAGCCATTTCAACAATAACAAATgaggtaaaaaaaagaattgttttgggtaaatataatgataaaagatGGATCAATAGAAGTATAGTTCGTAGTTATCCTAAACCTAATCAAGTTTACACacataatgatataaatccTAATATTCCTGATATTACAAAACGTGtagttagaaaaaaaagatataccATTTCAGGacaaataaaagaaaaa CCTTCAATGAATCCATTTGTATATTCTTATGCCCTTGGTGAAACTATTGATTTACATGGCGTTCAAGGGACACCAGCACTTATTACAAAGTATGACGTTTCATATATAGATTCTAATTTTCCTGATGTTTTACATTTTTCACAAAAATTAGATTTGTCTATATCTAATGTTGGAGTTAAAgaattttatgtttttacAGATGGTGTGGTAGTTTTTTGGAATATATCAGAAAAAGAAGTTCACAATTTATTAACacaaataaaagtatatgcACAAAGTCCTTATGACATGGCTGTTGTTGAAGATGAAAAAGAATCAATGAATTTCTTGTTTTCtgataataaaacaataacaGAAATATCATCTGAAGATGAAATAATCTTTAACAAAGAAGTATCGAAAGATCCATCATCTATACCAGCTATTCTTGAAAGGTATGCCTTCTCACAAGCAATGGCAGCAAGTGTTAAAATTGGTATGTGGGAAAATCGGTTAGCAAGTTTTGCTGAACCTCTCCAAAAATCATCACAGGGTTTAAGAAAGGGTAAAGTTATATGGAAAAGAGATGATACAATAAAGATGTCCGGTGAATTTGCTGTTTTGAGGCACTCtcttaatttaaaaacaagtCTTCTCGATGTAGATTTTTATTGGGATCGTGATgagttatataattattacaaaagaatgacaaaatatttttcattggACTATAGAATAAGGCTTTTGAACAGTCGGTTGACTTACTGTGAAGATCTTGCCAAACTCATTGATAATCTTCAACAACATAAACATGCATCAAACCTAGAATGGATGATTATCATACTAATTGTTATTGAAGTTTTCTTTGATATATTTCACTTCATCAAACCTCAATCTGTTACCGTAACAATTGTAAATGATTCAGATGCCAAATTGAGAACTCTAACACAATAA
- a CDS encoding Sjoegren syndrome/scleroderma autoantigen 1 family-containing protein: MVRRPFKTELNSTKISKNKKQNNEVIATNIIKEIPLNDPPNGKMNHLNCKSEDAYEFSDQVSNKMGEMILQGYKMLDEICSTCGNVLLANQHKEKGCVACAMLLAKEMEISDKANGIDSKESNAIEMKKTNIIIEESRKIGETIKLPKKSLSDKISSKMGDLLVKGHTMLDEYCTVCSGILMKDPQTSVKNCIACQITNTQPAALLEKGITNDLSKTNNQGSNCELVVKNKAVVERLQHTSSIVGDTTLPISPQDILINLEIIKECLNILKEYNVKI; the protein is encoded by the exons ATGGTTCGTAGACCTTTTAAAACAGAATTAAATTCAACGAAG ATTTCCaagaataaaaaacaaaacaatGAAGTAATAgctacaaatattattaaggAAATACCACTTAATGATCCTCCAAATGGTAAAATGAATCATTTAAATTGTAAATCTGAAGATGCTTACGAATTTTCTGATCAAGTTAGCAATAAAATGGGAGAGATGATTCTCCAAGGATATAAAATGCTTGATGAAATTTGTTCTACCTGTGGAAATGTTTTACTAGCAAATCAACATAAAGAAAAAGGATGTGTTGCATGTGCTATGCTCTTAGCAAAAGAGATGGAAATTTCTGACAAGGCAAACGGCATTGATAGTAAAGAATCAAACGCAATAGAAATGAAAAAGACAAATATCATTATAGAGGAATCACGGAAAATTGGGGAAACGATAAAGTTACctaaaaaatctttatcaGATAAAATATCTTCAAAAATGGGAGATTTATTAGTCAAAGGGCACACAATGCTTGATGAATATTGTACTGTGTGTTCTGGTATTTTGATGAAAGATCCACAAACATCtgtaaaaaattgtattgcTTGCCAAATTACTAATACACAACCTGCAGCACTTTTAGAAAAAGGGATAACGAATGATCTttcaaaaacaaataatcAAGGATCAAATTGTGAATTGGTTGTTAAAAATAAGG CTGTTGTCGAACGTCTTCAACACACCTCATCAATTGTTGGCGATACTACTTTACCCATCTCTCCacaagatattttaattaacctagaaattataaaagaatgtttaaatattttaaaagagtACAATGTTAAGATATAA
- a CDS encoding BTB/POZ fold domain and BTB/POZ domain-containing protein, with protein sequence MGTSISKFLLSLKRQNDCCYSRRDMYFLKILNEIEKKGDILLTDEIITHIEFVPSNWMDDEIFFFGKEAYKEYLEDYQLTDDTAFSDNILINKNTSNYVRLLFPDGNQIVKKSLLIKCSDFCSSKYNFSGDNFNEIIITTISVETFRLFLKFIYGFGLTLTLDNCIDLYKLCDYLQVETILSLRIFGYVKRNFVQLSKTKKFYQNFGIINTDKYINDRLLGCYFKNLNDFNDVQRLVYLYYYTNYPNKITFEKEVLEKRYEKSFRCTPLKHEIYSFILEPYKKLTKDDHLYKFNSVLFTAGAVSWEDEHWTIVREKELYYVACHYYLLDGTLQMNKIPIKIRKNSKLKVIGYEDSIIVLTNSFDILGNVDNTIYCRIFHSTPRKYKPSMESSKLFYRFQENFNNYTDVKLNYSIGDFNDFAIFAYKDYVYFLKEFMDYTVNYPFFRFHLKTGNKQDLTPPTNIRSSISQCIHEEKIYFLVTEPELFNSPWEDDENRVDQTTSKIGYCFDFKAMEWYKYVQPKFALKQRNGFLKSQNGFLECYIIHKNYYKNCISVIQLHSNSDYPSQWTRVSTTHKSENLDIKHKKEHFLMWKESWDTK encoded by the exons ATGGGTACTtcaatatcaaaatttttattatcacttAAAAGACAAAATGATTGTTGTTATAGTAGGAGAGATAtgtattttctaaaaatattaaatgaaattgaaaaaaaaggtGATATATTGTTGACGGATGAAATAATTACCCATATAGAATTTGTTCCTTCAAATTGGATGGATGATGAGATATTCTTTTTTGGTAAAGAAGcatataaagaatatttagaaGATTATCAATTAACAGATGATACAGCTTTCTCTGATAATATacttatcaataaaaatacatcTAATTATGTAAGATTACTTTTTCCTGATGGTAATCAGATTGTTAAAAAGTCTCTTCTTATAAAATGTTCTGATTTTTGTAGtagtaaatataatttttctggagataattttaatgaaattataaTTACAACAATATCAGTTGAAACATTTagactatttttaaaatttatttatggTTTTGGTTTAACTTTAACATTAGATAATTGTAtagatttatataaattatgtgACTACTTACAAGTAGAAACAATTTTATCTCTTCGTATATTTGGATatgttaaaagaaattttgttcaattatcaaaaacaaaaaaattttaccaaaattttggtattattaatactgataaatatataaatgatagaCTTTTAGGAtgttactttaaaaatttaaatgattttaatgaTGTTCAAAGActtgtttatttatattattatactaattacccaaataaaattacttttgaAAAAGAAGTTCTTGAAAAAAGGtatgaaaaaagttttagatGTACACCATTAAAACAtgaaatttattcttttatattggaaccatataaaaaattaacaaaagatgatcatttatataaatttaatagtgTTCTTTTTACTGCTGGAGCTGTTTCATGGGAAGATGAACATTGGACAATTGTTAGggaaaaagaattatattatGTTGCATGccattattatttacttgATGGTACCCTtcaaatgaataaaattccAATAAAAATTCGTAAAAATAGTAAACTTAAAGTTATTGGTTATGAAGATAGTATTATTGTTTTGACAAATAGTTTTGATATATTAGGTAATGTTGATAATACAATATATTGTAGAATTTTTCATTCAACACCAAGAAAATATAAACCAAGTATGGAAAGttctaaacttttttatcgttttcaagaaaattttaataattatactgatgtaaagttaaattatagtataggtgattttaatgattttgcTATTTTTGCATACAAAGATTATGTATATT ttttaaaagaatttatggATTATACTGTTAATTACCCATTTTTTCGTTTTCACTTAAAAACAGGAAATAAACAAGATTTAACACCTCCAACTAACATTCGTTCCTCCATCTCTCAATGTATACATGAAGagaagatatattttttagtaacTGAACCTGAACTTTTTAATTCACCTTGGGAAGATGATGAAAATAGAGTTGACCAGACAACTTCAAAAATTGGATATTGTTTTGATTTTAAAGCTATGGAATGGTATAAATATGTCCAACCAAAATTTGCCTTAAAACAACGCAATGGTTTTCTGAAATCACAAAATGGTTTCTTAGAATGTTACATTATtcacaaaaattattataaaaattgtatttctGTTATCCAATTACATTCTAATTCTGATTATCCAAGTCAATGGACACGTGTTTCTACAACTCATAAGTCAGAAAATTTAGAcattaaacataaaaaagaACATTTCTTGATGTGGAAAGAATCATGGGATactaaataa
- a CDS encoding SRP40, C-terminal domain-containing protein, which yields MSITKELVVNALVAALTLKSSPNEAASILSAEDYKILQSITKAKTVNGLKRAINEYISKQKWEFIDKKTNKSNGIINESKKDSESSDSSHSEDKTSAKKSQVNVKPTVNKSNRESSDSSKNEEQSTKSLTKDTSTKASVKATPSKSKKESSSESSDSSEDEKPAAKKPLVKTTPAKSKKESSSESSDSDEDETSAQKSPVKAAPAKTPVKATPAKSKGESSSDSSESDEDEKPAAKSPTKATPAKTPVKATPAKSKKESSSDSSDSDEDEKPAAKAPVKAIPAKTPVKATPAKSKKESSSESSDSSEDEKPAAKSPTKVTSAKSPVKAAPAKSKKESSSESSDSDEDETPVKKSPVKVTPAKTPVKATPAKSKKESSSESSDSDEDEKPAAKAPVKAIPAKTPVKATPAKSKKESSSESSDSEDETAAKKPPVKATPAKVPVKATPAKSGKETSSESSDSEEDEKPAAKAAVKATPAKTPVKVTPAKSKKESSSDSSDSDEDEKPAAKAPVKVTPAKTPVKATPAKSKKESSSESSDSDEDEKPAAKAAVKATPAKTPVKAAPVKSKKESSSESSDSDEDETPVKKSPVKVTPAKTLVKATPAKSKEESSSESSDSDEDEKPAAKAPVKVTPAKTPVKATPAKSKKESSSESSDSDEDEKPATKAPVKATPAKTPVKAAPVKSKKESSSESSDSDEDETPVKKSPVKVTPAKTLVKATPAKSKEESSSESSDSDEDEKPAAKTLTKATPAKTPVKATPVKSKKESSSESSDSEDDTAVKKSPVKATPAKVPVKATPAKSGKETSSESSDSDEDEKPAAKAAVKATPAKTPVKATPAKSKKESSSESSDSDEDEKPATKAPVKATPAKTPVKAAPVKSKKESSSESSDSDEDETPVKKSPVKVTPAKTPVKATPAKSKKESSSESSDSDDDEKPAAKSPTKATPAKTPVKATPAKSKKESSSESSDSEDEPPKKKTPTNKESPVKVSLDVNHLQNGNNCNGGPPAKKALLSKDNEDDSESSSDSEGGPKKPLVETKRAPKRKIEDNPKTLKKRTKKSSEWAEDSESSSSSDNEDNVNNTSKEDLNTTKQNGHFKPGFNSDSGKRQANEPFRRVKTTVDSIPQKFRDNSFKADNDPWGAKAHKDLAKTQGKSFRHEKTKKKRGSYGGGKISMEVNSIKFDDSD from the exons ATGTCAATTACTAAAGAATTAGTTGTAAATGCACTTGTAGCTgcattaacattaaaatctAGTCCAAATGAAGCAGCTAGTATTTTGTCAGCGGAAGACtacaaaattttacaaaGTATAACTAAAGCAAAGACTGTTAACGGTTTAAAAAGAGctataaatgaatatatttctaAACAGAAA tggGAGTTTATAGACAAAAAGACAAATAAGTCTAACGGTATTATTAATGAATCGAAAAAGGATAGTGAAAGTTCTGATTCATCTCACAGTGAAGATAAAACGTCTGCAAAGAAGTCTCAAGTTAACGTTAAGCCAACTGTAAATAAGAGCAATAGAGAATCTTCAGATAGTAGTAAAAATGAGGAACAATCAACAAAATCTCTTACCAAAGATACATCTACTAAAGCTTCTGTCAAAGCAACACCATCAAAAAGTAAGAAAGAATCTTCTTCTGAGTCTTCAGATAGTAGTGAGGATGAAAAACCAGCAGCTAAAAAACCTCTAGTAAAAACTACTCCAGCTAAGAGTAAAAAAGAATCTTCTTCTGAATCTTCAGACAGTGATGAGGATGAAACATCCGCTCAAAAGTCTCCAGTTAAGGCCGCACCAGCCAAAACTCCAGTCAAAGCGACACCAGCTAAGAGCAAGGGAGAATCTTCATCTGACTCTTCAGAAAGTGATGAGGATGAAAAACCAGCAGCTAAAAGCCCAACAAAGGCTACACCAGCTAAGACTCCAGTCAAAGCAACACCAGCTAAGAGTAAGAAAGAGTCTTCTTCTGATTCTTCAGATAGTGATGAAGATGAGAAACCAGCAGCAAAGGCTCCAGTTAAGGCTATACCAGCCAAAACTCCAGTCAAAGCAACACCAGCTAAGAGTAAGAAAGAATCTTCTTCTGAGTCTTCAGATAGTAGTGAGGATGAAAAACCAGCAGCTAAAAGCCCAACAAAGGTTACATCAGCTAAATCTCCAGTAAAAGCAGCACCTGCTAAGAGTAAAAAAGAGTCTTCTTCTGAATCTTCAGATAGTGACGAGGATGAAACACCTGTTAAAAAGTCTCCAGTTAAGGTCACACCAGCCAAAACTCCAGTCAAAGCAACACCAGCTAAGAGTAAAAAAGAATCTTCTTCTGAGTCTTCAGATAGTGATGAAGATGAGAAACCAGCAGCAAAGGCTCCAGTTAAGGCTATACCAGCCAAAACTCCAGTAAAAGCAACACCAGCTAAAAGTAAGAAGGAATCTTCTTCTGAATCATCAGATAGTGAAGATGAAACAGCTGCTAAGAAACCTCCAGTTAAGGCTACACCAGCTAAGGTTCCTGTAAAAGCAACACCAGCTAAAAGTGGAAAAGAAACTTCTTCTGAGTCTTCAGATAGTGAGGAGGATGAGAAACCAGCAGCAAAGGCTGCAGTTAAAGCTACACCAGCCAAAACTCCAGTCAAAGTAACACCAGCTAAGAGTAAGAAAGAATCTTCTTCTGATTCTTCAGATAGTGATGAAGATGAGAAACCAGCAGCAAAGGCTCCAGTTAAAGTTACACCAGCCAAAACTCCAGTCAAAGCAACACCAGCTAAGAGTAAGAAAGAATCTTCCTCCGAGTCTTCAGATAGTGATGAAGATGAGAAACCAGCAGCAAAGGCTGCAGTTAAAGCTACACCAGCCAAAACTCCAGTAAAAGCAGCACCTGTTAAGAGCAAAAAAGAGTCTTCTTCTGAATCATCAGATAGTGACGAGGATGAAACACCTGTTAAAAAGTCTCCAGTTAAGGTCACACCAGCCAAAACTTTAGTCAAAGCAACACCAGCTAAGAGTAAGGAAGAATCTTCTTCTGAGTCTTCAGATAGTGATGAAGATGAGAAACCAGCAGCAAAGGCTCCAGTTAAAGTTACACCAGCCAAAACTCCAGTTAAAGCAACACCAGCTAAGAGTAAGAAAGAATCTTCTTCCGAGTCTTCAGATAGTGATGAAGATGAGAAACCAGCAACAAAGGCTCCAGTTAAAGCTACACCAGCCAAAACTCCAGTAAAAGCAGCACCTGTTAAGAGTAAAAAAGAGTCTTCTTCTGAATCTTCAGATAGTGACGAGGATGAAACACCTGTTAAAAAGTCTCCAGTTAAGGTCACACCAGCCAAAACTTTAGTCAAAGCAACACCAGCTAAGAGTAAGGAAGAATCTTCTTCTGAGTCTTCAGATAGTGATGAGGATGAGAAACCAGCAGCTAAAACTTTAACAAAAGCTACACCAGCTAAGACTCCAGTAAAAGCAACACCAGTTAAAAGTAAGAAGGAATCTTCTTCTGAATCATCAGATAGTGAAGATGATACAGCTGTTAAGAAATCTCCAGTTAAGGCTACACCAGCTAAGGTTCCTGTGAAAGCAACACCAGCTAAAAGTGGAAAAGAAACTTCTTCTGAGTCTTCAGATAGTGATGAGGATGAGAAACCAGCAGCAAAGGCTGCAGTTAAAGCTACACCAGCCAAAACTCCAGTTAAAGCAACACCAGCTAAGAGTAAGAAAGAATCTTCTTCCGAGTCTTCAGATAGTGATGAAGATGAGAAACCAGCAACAAAGGCTCCAGTTAAAGCTACACCAGCCAAAACTCCAGTAAAAGCAGCACCTGTTAAGAGCAAAAAAGAGTCTTCTTCTGAATCTTCAGATAGTGACGAGGATGAAACACCTGTTAAAAAGTCTCCAGTTAAGGTCACACCAGCCAAAACTCCAGTCAAAGCAACACCAGCTAAGAGTAAAAAAGAATCTTCTTCTGAGTCTTCAGATAgtgatgatgatgaaaaaCCAGCAGCTAAAAGCCCAACAAAAGCTACACCAGCTAAGACTCCAGTTAAAGCAACACCAGCTAAGAGTAAGAAAGAATCTTCTTCTGAATCATCAGATAGTGAAGATGAACCACCTAAAAAAAAGACTCCTACCAATAAAGAATCACCAGTCAAGGTTAGTTTAGATGTTAATCATTTACAAAACGGGAATAACTGTAATGGAGGGCCACCAGCTAAAAAAGCATTACTTTCAAAGGATAATGAAGATGATTCTGAATCATCATCTGACTCTGAAGGTGGACCAAAAAAACCTTTGGTTGAAACAAAACGTGCACCTAAGAGAAAGATAGAGGATAATCCAAAAACCTTAAAGAAAAGAACAAAGAAGTCAAGTGAATGGGCTGAGGATTCTGAAAGCAGCTCATCATCAGATAACGAAGACAATGTTAATAACACTTCAAAGGAGGACTTAAATACGACAAAACAAAATGGTCACTTTAAACCGGGTTTCAACAGTGATTCTGGTAAACGTCAGGCAAATGAGCCATTTAGAAGAGTCAAGACAACAGTAGACAGTATTCCTCAAAAGTTTAGAGATAATTCTTTCAAAGCAGATAATGATCCATGGGGTGCTAAAGCTCACAAAGATCTTGCTAAAACACAAGGAAAAAGTTTTAGACAtgaaaaaactaaaaaaaagagaGGAAGCTACGGTGGTGGTAAAATTTCTATGGAGGTTAATTCAATAAAGTTTGACGACAGCGATTAG
- a CDS encoding Crotonase superfamily-containing protein, whose product MNILSLSKNLINRSPLFKTTSIRLCSSEPKKKDCLDREIYHGNSTVRLVMNSPKNRNALSMEMLNTLYQELFYINKINKVRSVILAGEGPAFSAGHDLKELTTEKGINYHKEIFSRCTQLMKLIQSMQIPVIAEVNGVAAAAGLQLALSCDIVVASEKSKFSVPGVKAGLFCHTPGIPLVRNIPQKIAMGMLFTGRPLNAEEAMKAGMITKIVPEDQVKFEALSYAEDIQNLSKSVISLGKTFAQTQVELSQNDAYRYGEAIMVENLKLVDTQEGIKAFIEKRKPNFTHENDKVTDKKDDENK is encoded by the exons atgaatattttatctttatctaaaaatttaatcaatCGTTCtcctttatttaaaacaacttCTATAAGATTATGTTCAAGTGaacctaaaaaaaaagattgttTAGATAGAGAAATATATCATGGTAATTCAACTGTTCGTCTTGTTATGAATTCACCCAAAAATCGTAATGCCTTATCAATGGAAATGTTAAATACTCTTTATcaagaattattttatataaataaaataaataaagttagATCTGTTATTTTAGCTGGTGAAGGTCCTGCTTTCTCTGCTGGTCATGATCTTAAAGAATTA acAACAGAAAAAGgtataaattatcataaagaaatatttagtaGATGTACTCAATTAATGAAATTGATTCAATCAATGCAAATACCAGTCATTGCTGAGGTTAATGGTGTTGCTGCAGCTGCTGGTTTACAATTAGCATTATCGTGTGATATTGTTGTAGCATCAGAAAAATCTAAATTTTCAGTTCCTGGTGTTAAAGCTGGTCTTTTTTGTCATACTCCAGGAATACCATTAGTTAGAAATATACCTCAAAAAATAGCTATGGGAATGTTATTTACAGGAAGACCTTTAAATGCTGAAGAAGCAATGAAAGCTGGTATGATAACTAAAATAGTTCCTGAAGATCAGGTTAAATTTGAAGCTTTATCATATGCTGAagatattcaaaatttatcaaaatctGTAATAAGTTTAGGAAAGACATTTGCACAAACTCAAGTGGAATTAAGTCAAAATGATGCCTACAGGTATGGTGAAGCAATTATGGTAGAAAATTTGAAATTAGTTGATACACAAGAAGGTATCAAAgcttttattgaaaaaagaaaacctAACTTTACAcatgaaaatgataaagttactgataaaaaagatgatgaaaataaataa
- a CDS encoding H/ACA ribonucleoprotein complex subunit 2, producing the protein MALKEEANESMDTSELDHSSRPTEPVTDKGDYEALCEDVNIIAKPLATRKVAKKVYKLIKKASKEKKCLEKGLNDVQRAMKKGEKGIVVLAGDVSPIDVYSHLPTYCEELGLPYVFTPARSHLGLAAGVARSVIVILIKPNEAYQDAFDELSETIKCMVIE; encoded by the coding sequence ATGGCTTTAAAAGAAGAAGCAAATGAGAGTATGGATACTTCTGAGTTAGATCATTCATCACGACCAACAGAACCAGTAACCGATAAAGGAGACTATGAAGCACTTTGTGAGGATGTTAATATTATTGCCAAACCACTTGCCACTAGAAAAGTAGCTAAGAAAGTTTACAAACTTATCAAGAAAGCAtcgaaagaaaaaaaatgtttggAAAAAGGACTTAATGACGTACAACGTGCTATGAAGAAAGGTGAAAAAGGAATAGTTGTTCTTGCTGGAGATGTTTCCCCTATTGATGTTTACTCCCACCTCCCAACTTATTGCGAAGAACTCGGTCTACCTTATGTATTTACTCCTGCCCGTTCACACCTTGGTCTTGCAGCTGGAGTTGCCAGATCCGtcattgttattttaattaaaccAAATGAAGCTTATCAAGATGCCTTCGATGAGTTATCAGAAACAATTAAATGTATGGTCATAGAATAA
- a CDS encoding Syntaxin 16: protein MNSGYSSNMLVTRNLNDVFFLLRSNSKSRLLNTDNHFNDNFSVSFSDDKVALLSNDDVERGQDVESSVPPDWVNMMDEIQYELTRIRTRIENCHELQNKYMGKHSLVNEEENMIQQEQINSATSEVSSLLSHCKKLIVLLEESNERDTQTTKLLRKNVESALSQSLSELVIIFKNNQQKYFNYINSRSNNVSSFLVTPGDGFGNFLEESVFDGNDQFSEELNVMQIQQIMENENMSKEREKCIMNILQN, encoded by the exons ATGAATTCAGGATATTCTTCAAATATGCTAGTTACAAGAAATCTTAAtgatgtattttttttattaagaagCAATTCTAAAAGTAGACTTTTAAATACTGACAATCATTTTAACGATAATTTTAGTGTGTCTTTTTCAG ATGATAAAGTTGCTTTATTAAGTAACGATGATGTTGAACGTGGTCAGGATGTTGAATCATCTGTTCCCCCTGACTGGGTTAATATGATGGATGAAATTCAATATGAGTTAACAAGAATAAGAACAAGAATAGAAAATTGTCAtgaattacaaaataaatatatgggAAAACATTCACTTGTTAATGAGGAAGAAAATATGATTCAACAAGAACAGATTAACTCAGCTACAAGTGAAGTATCATCATTATTATCacattgtaaaaaattaattgtccTTCTAGAGGAGTCAAATGAACGTGATACACAAACAACAAAacttttaagaaaaaatgttGAATCAGCGTTGTCACAATCGCTCTCTGAATtagttattatatttaagaataatcaacaaaaatattttaactatattaaTTCGCGATCTAATAATGTATCATCTTTTCTTGTAACACCAGGAGATGGTTTTGGTAATTTTTTGGAGGAATCAGTATTTGATGGGAATGATCAATTTAGTGAAGAACTTAATGTTATGCAAATTCAACAAATTAtggaaaatgaaaatatgtCTAAAGAGAGAGAAAAATGTATAATGAAT ATCTTGCAGAATTAA
- a CDS encoding Anamorsin yields MKVTFDGIVVKSSIEEITEKEIYTRVDIVDLDTEKCQEVADSIFNALKPEGSVKVNKGKDLQKYFRLAGFTSINIDNEDLLAMKPNFSISSSQPLKLPESKKSWVISGDDDIIDEESLLVEEDFKKPTAGDLKAECGDVPSGGKKRACKNCTCGLAEMEEKEQEAVLPKSSCGNCALGDAFRCSTCPYLGMPPFKPGETIKLNTVDDI; encoded by the coding sequence aTGAAGGTCACTTTTGATGGGATTGTTGTCAAGAGTAGTATTGAAGAAATAACAGAAAAAGAAATCTACACAAGGGTAGATATTGTTGATTTAGATACTGAAAAATGCCAGGAGGTGGCTGATAGTATATTTAATGCACTTAAACCTGAAGGAAGTGTTAAAGTTAATAAAGGTAAAGATTTACAGAAATATTTTCGATTAGCTGGATTTACATCaattaatattgataatgaaGATCTTTTGGCAATGAAAccaaatttttctatttcatCTAGTCAACCTTTGAAATTACCAGAATCTAAAAAATCATGGGTTATTTCAGGTGATGATGATATTATTGATGAAGAGTCTTTGTTAGTTGAagaagattttaaaaaaccaACAGCAGGAGATCTTAAAGCTGAGTGTGGTGATGTTCCATCTGGAGGGAAAAAACGTGCCTGTAAAAATTGTACATGTGGTTTGGCAGAAATGGAAGAAAAAGAACAGGAGGCAGTATTGCCTAAAAGTTCATGTGGAAATTGTGCTCTTGGTGATGCTTTTAGATGTTCAACATGTCCATATCTTGGTATGCCACCGTTTAAACCTGGTGAAACAATAAAACTTAATACTGTTGATGATATTTAA